The genomic region GCATCATCCTCGCGGGCGTACTCTTGAAGATGGGCGCCTATGGGTTCCTGCGGTTCTCGCTGCCGATGCTGCCGGAGGCGTCGGTATATTATTCGACACTGATGCTTTCGCTTTCAGCGCTTGCGATCGTCTATGGCGGGTTGCTGGCGCTGGCACAGGACGATCTGAAGAAACTGGTGGCCTATTCCAGCATCAGCCACATGGGCTTCGTGACCATGGGGATTTTTGCGCTGAACCTCCGCGGGCTCCAGGGAGGCATCCTGCAAATGTTCAATCATGGCGTGACGACAGGCGCCCTGTTCCTGTTCGTCGGCTTGATTTACGAGCGGACCCATACCCGCAGCATCGCTGATTATGGCGGGCTGATGAAGGCAGCACCCGTCTATACCGCGTTTCTTGCGCTGTTCACCCTGTCGTCGATGGCGCTGCCGGGAACGAATTCGTTCGTCGGCGAATTGCTGGTCCTGTCGGGCGGGTTTGCGGCCAACCTCGCCGTCGGCGCGGCCGCCGTTTTGGGCGCGCTGCTGGGCGCGGCCTATCTGCTCGGCATGTATGGGAAAGTCGCGCTTGGCCCGGCCAGCGTCGGCGTCCGCTTCAAGATATACGACGTGAACGCCCGCGAGCTGGCAGCGACCTTGCCGCTGGCCGTCTTCGTGCTGTGGGTCGGGCTCTATCCGAAGCCCTTTCTCGATATCATCGGCGCTTCGGTGGAACATCTGCTGGTGCAGGTGCACGCCAAGGGGAGCGGCCAATGACCGCCGCCGCACTTTTCCAGTCGGCTCTCGCCAGCCTGCCCGAGATCGTGGTGATCACCGGAGCCTGCATCCTGCTGATCCTGGGACAGTTTTTGCGCAAGGGGCAGACGTATTTCCTTGTCTGGGCTTCCGTCGCGGTCGTGCTGATTGCCGCCGTGGCGACACTCATGCTGGCGGGAGAGGTGCGGCCGGCCTATACGGGCATGTTCATCGCCGACCGCTTCGCGGTCTTCTTCAAGTGCGTGTTCTACATAGCCACCATTCTGACATTCCTGCTTTCGCGGAAATATGCCGAAATCGAAGGGATCGGGAGCAGCGAATACTATGTGCTGCTGCTTTTTTCCCTTTCGGGAATGATGATCATGGTCTCGGCGACCGATCTCCTGTCGATCTACGTGGGCCTCGAGCTGATGGTGCTTTGCACCTACGTGCTGACCGGTTTTCTCAGGCGCGATCGGCGATCGAACGAAGCGGCGCTGAAATACGTCATCCTTGGGGCGGTCTCGACCGGCATTTTCCTCTACGGCGTTTCGCTGGTCTACGGGCTCACCGGCACGACGCAATTGGACGGTATGGCTGCGGCCGTGACCGGCGATCCGCGCGATCCCGGCTTGCTGCTGGCGGTGGTCTTCATCGTCGCGGGGCTGGTCTTCAAGGTCGGCGCGGTGCCGTTCCACATGTGGGTGCCTGATGTCTATGAAGGCGCGCCGACGACGATCACCGCCTTCATGTCGGTGGGGCCCAAGGCGGCGGGGTTCGCGGTGATCCTGCGGGTGTTCCTCAACCCTCTGGTCGCAACCTCCAACGTCTGGATCATCGTCGCGGTCATTGCCGTGGTGACGATGGCGCTAGGGAGTTTCGTTGCGCTGGTGCAGGATAATTTCAAGCGCCTGCTGGCCTATTCCAGCATCGCCCATGCCGGGTTCGCTCTTTTCGGCGTGGTGGCCGGGGGCGCAGACGGGATCGCCAGCGTGATGATCTATCTGCTGATCTACTCGCTGATGAATCTCGGCATTTTCGGCATCGTCATCCTGATGCGGAACGGCGATTTTTCCGGCGAGGTTATCGAAGACTATGCGGGTCTCGCCAAGTTGCATCCGGGGCTGGCACTTCTGATGCTGCTCTATCTGTTCTCGCTGGCCGGCATTCCGCCAACCGCCGGATTCTTCGCCAAGTTCTACGTGCTGGTCGCGCTCGTCGATCGAGGATTCGTCATGCTGGCGGTGATCGCAGTGCTGCTGAGTGCGGTTGCCGCCTACTTTTATATCCGCATCGTCATGGTGATCTACATGCGCGAGCCGGAAAGGACGTTCGACCCGGCGCTGACGCCCCTGGTGCGCGCGACGCTCGCCTTCACTGCTGCCGGCACCATCGGCATCGGCCTGTTTCCCGCGTGGTTTCTAAGACTTGCCCAGCATTCCGTGTTGGCGGCCGACCGATTGAATTTGCAATGATCTGTCCGACGGAATAAACTCGAAGTTCAAGAAAGGATTGCCCAAGTTGCTTCCCGGGGCGACCGCAATACAGTCCTGAACAGGACGGTCGCGGCCTGAGGAAAGTTCTCAGTGGGTAACCGGTGCAGTGCGATATGGCTGCAATGGAATTCTTGCCGGTTCTTTTTATGATCGTCGGAGTCGTTCTGGTGACGGGGGCGACGCTTTTTGTCTCCTCGCTGCTGCGTCCGTCCAATCCCTATCCCGAAAAGAACATGCCCTATGAGTGCGGCATGGACGCCACAGGCGAGGCCGCCGCGGGGCGCTTCAGAGTGCCGTTCTTTATCCTTGCGATCCTGCTGGTCGTCTTCGATGTCGAGACGATGTTCCTCTTTCCCTGGGCCGTCGTCCTGAAAGAGATCGGGCTGGTCGGCTTTGTCGAGATGTTCATCTTCATCGTGCTGCTTCTCGTGGGCTTCGCCTACGCCTGGCTGAAGGGAGCGCTGGAATGGGAGGCGTAAACAACGCGATTCGCGACAGCGTGCTGTTCACCACGGCCGAGAGCGTTATCAACTGGAGCCGAAGCTCGGCGCTGTGGCCCGAAACTTTCGGAATTGCCTGCTGCGCCATCGAAATGATCTCGGCCGGCTGCGCCCGCTATGATCTCGACCGGTTCGGCGTGGTGTTCCGGCCATCGCCCCGCCAGTCCGATGTGATGATCATCGCCGGCACAATAACGCGGAAGTTCGCGCCCGTGGTGCGCCGCCTCTATGACCAGATGCCGGAGCCCCGCTGGGTCATCGCCATGGGCACCTGCGCTATCTCGGGCGGGGTCTACAATACCTATGCGGTGGTGCAGGGAGCGGAAACCTTCGTGCCGGTGGACGTGCATGTGCCCGGCTGCCCGCCGCGGCCCGAGGCGCTGATGCACGGCTTCCTCCTGCTTCAAGAAAAGATCAAGAGGTCCCGGGCGCTGGCCGGGACGCCTCTGGATCGGGTTGCAGCGTCATGAGTGCGGAGCCGTCTCTCTATCGCGCTCTGATCATGGAGCGTTTCGGGGAAGCAATCGAGGACCTCGGCGCCGCGCACGGCATTCACGCCTTTGCTGTTCCGCCTCAGAAGATCGTCGCGTTCTGCCGGTTTCTGAAGGAGCATCCGGCGCTGCAGTTCAATTTCCTCTCGGATATCTGCGGCGTAGATCATTACCCCGAAACGCCGCGCTACGAGGCGGTCTACCACCTCTATTCGCTGCCGAACAAATGGCGGCTCCGTATCAAGTGCCGGCTTGGCGATCCCCCGCAGGTTCCCTCGGTCACGGGAGTCTGGCGCACCGCGAACTGGCATGAGCGCGAGGCCTGGGACATGTATGGCATCCGGTTCGACGGGCATCCCGATCTGCGCCGGATCTACATGTGGGAAGGATTCGAGGGCTTTCCCCAGCGCAAGGATTTCCCGCTGCGGGGCTACAAGGATCAGTTGAATCCCTTCGGTGCCGAAGGTCCGCCGCCTACACGGCCCGATCTTGCCACCAGAGATATCCCGGGAGGCCGTTCAACGCTGGAAAGTTGAGATGACCGAAGTCACCGAACTCGGCAGGCCAGACGGCGAAGCGCTCAATACCAAGGAAGTGCTTCTCAACCTGGGCCCACAGCACCCCAGTACGCATGGGGTTCTGCGGCTCGTTCTCGAGCTGGACGGCGAGTATGTCAAGCGCGTGGACCCGCATATCGGCTACCTGCACCGCGGCACCGAAAAGCTGGCGGAGAGCTTCACCTATACCCAGATTTTCCCGCTGACGGACCGGCTCGACTATCTCTGTCCGCCGTCGAACAACCTGGCCTTCGCGCTGGCGGTGGAGAAACTCCTCGGCATAGAAGCGCCGATCCGCGCGCAATATATCCGCGTGCTGATGGCCGAGCTGGCGCGGATCTCCGGCCATGTCCTGATCACCGGCGCGCTGCCGATGGACCTCGGCGCCATGACCGCCCTGCTCTACGCCATGCGGGAGCGCGAAATGATCATGGACCTGCTGGAGATGATCAGCGGGGCGAGGATGCACACGTCCTTCTGCCGGGTCGGCGGTGTGCGCGAGGATCTGCCCGACGGGTTCCTCCCCAAGATCCGGGAGTTCTGCGACATCTTCCCCAACCGGATCCGCGACTACGAGCGATTGCTCGAAAACAACCGGGTGTTCCTGAAGCGCACACAGGGGATCGGCGTGATCTCCGCCGAAGACGCCATCGATCTCGGACTGAGCGGCCCGAACCTGCGCGCCTCGGGCGTCGACTGGGACATTCGCCGCGACGAGCCCTATGAGATTTACGACCGGCTCGACTTCAACGTCATCACCCGCAACGAGGGCGACTGCTATGCGCGCTGGCAATGCCGCGTCGAGGAGATGCGCGAGAGCATCCGGATCATCGAGCAATGCCTCGACCAGATGCCCGAAGGGCCGTTCCAGATCGACATGCCGACGATCGCCTTTCCGCTGGACAAGCATCGGGTGCATTGCTCGATGGAGGCGCTGATCCAGCATTTCGACCTCTCAGCCTATGGCTTCGACGTGCCGAAGGGCGAGGTCTATTCGGCTATCGAGGCGCCAAAGGGCGAGCTCGGCTTCTACATCATCAGCGACGGGTCGCCAAAACCGTTCCGCATGAAGGTGCGGGCACCCTCGTTCGTCAACCTTCAGGGGCTGTTCGGGGTCACCAATGCCCGCTATCTGGCGGATATGATCGCCGTGCTCGGCAGCCTCGACCCGGTGATGGCCGAGGTGGACAAGTAGCAGGAGATTTGGACGCGATGACCATGCGCGAAAAGATCGAAGAGGCCGTAGCGCGCTATCCCGACCAGCGCTCGGCGATCATGCCGGCACTTCTGATCGCGCAGAGGGAGCATGGGTATCTGCCCGGTCCGGTGCTGGAAGAGGTCGCCGACATCCTCCGGGTCGAACGGATCTGGGTTTACGAGCTGGCGACCTTCTACACGCTCTTCCATACCGAGCCGATCGGTACATTCCACCTGCAGCTCTGTGACAATGTTTCCTGCATGCTGTGCGGAGCCGAGACCCTGCTGCAGCATCTGGAAACGACGCTGGGGATCAGCAAGGGCGAGACCACGCCGGACAGGCTGTTCACGCTTTCGACCGTGGAGTGCCTCGGTGCCTGCGAGATGGCTCCGGTGATGCAGGTCGGCGACGATTACCACGGCGCCCTTGATATCGCGCGTATCGACGCGCTTGTGGTCGGGTTGCGGACTGAGGCGGGGCAAGCGACCGGTGTCGATCTCGCCGCCGCACCGCCCGGAGAGTAGCGCCATGTTCGAGCCGGTTCTTCTCAAGAATATCGACGTGCCGGGCGGTCATTTGCTGTCGGCCTACGAAGCCGGCGGAGGCTACCGGGCGCTGGCCAAGGTGCTGCGCGAATACACGCCCGACGAGGTCGTCGAGCTTGTCAAACGGTCCAATCTGCGCGGTCGAGGCGGCGCCGGATTCCTGACGGGCATGAAATGGAGTTTCGTGCCGAAGCAGTCGGGCAAGCCGAAATATCTCTGCTGCAACGCCGATGAGGGCGAGCCGGGCACCTTCAAGGACCGTATCCTCATGGAGCGCGATCCGCACCAGCTCATCGAGGGGCTGGCGGTAAGCGCTTACGCGATCGGAGCCAAAACCGCCTATGTTTACATCCGCGGAGAATATGTGACAGCGATCCGTCGCCTTGAGCAGGCGATCGCCGAGGCTCACGCCAAGAATTATCTGGGATCGCGCATTCTAGGCTCGGATTTCAATTTCACCGTCCACATCCACTGCGGCGCCGGCGCCTATATCTGTGGCGAGGAGACCGCGATGCTCGAGTCGCTCGAGGGCAAGCGGGCGCAGCCGCGATTGAAGCCGCCCTTTCCGGCCGTGGCCGGGCTCTACGCCAGCCCCACGGTGATCAACAATGTCGAGACGCTCGCCTGCGTGCCGCATATCGTTGTGCGGGGGCCGGACTGGTTTCGCGACATCGGCCCGGAGAAGAGCCCCGGCCCGAAGCTCTACTGCGTCAGCGGGCAGGTGCGCAAACCCGGCCTCTACGAGCTGCCGATGGGCATACCGCTGCACGAACTGGTCGATCACGCCGGCGGCCCCCCACCGGGGCGCAAGATCAAAGCGGTGATCCCCGGCGGTGTATCGGCACCGGTCATACCGGAGCATGGGCTGGACGTGGGTATGGATTTCGACTCGCTGGCTGCCGCCGGCTCGATGCTCGGTTCGGCGGGCGTTATCGTGATCGACAACTCCACCTGCATGGTCAAGGTCGCCACCCGGATCATCGAGTTCTTCCACCATGAGTCCTGCGGCAAGTGCACGCCCTGCCGGGAAGGATTGAACTGGGTCGTGAAGGTCTTGCGCCGGATCGAGGCCGGGGAAGGTGCTGCCGGCGATCTGGAGCAGCTGGACATGCTCTGCAAAGGCATTTTCGGCAATACGTTTTGTGCTTTGGGCGATGGCGCCGCGATGGGATTGCGGGCAGCCCTCAAGCATTTCCGCGAAGAGTTCGTCGCCCATATCGAGGAACGAAGGTGCCCGTTTCACTGAAGGATTGCCTGGCACGGACTGCGAGGACCTATGGTTAGCGTTACGATCGATGGGCAAATGCTGGAAGTCGAGCCCGGTTCGACGGTGCTGCAGGCTGCCCAGCGTTTGAGTATCGATATCCCGACCTTCTGCTATATGAAGCGCCTGCCGGCGCTGGCCTCCTGCCGCATGTGCCTGGTCGAGATCGAGGGGCTGCGCCGGTTGCAGCCGTCCTGCGCCACCACGGTCACCGACGGTATGGTGGTGCGGACGAACACGCCTCAGATCGAGGAAACGCGCTCTTCCATGCTCGACATGCTGCTCGCCAACCACCCCCTCGACTGCCCGATCTGCGACAAGGGCGGCGAATGCGAGCTTCAGGACATGGTGATGGCCTACGGCCCCCGCAAAAGCGAGTTCCACGACCCCAAGCGTGTCTTCCACTCGCAGGACATCCGTCTCAGCCCCGTCATCATCATGAACGTCAACCGCTGCATCCAATGCCAGCGCTGTGTGCGGATGTGCGAGGAGGTGGTCGGCGCGGTGGCGCTGGGCACCGTCGAAAAAGGCATGGATACCGCCGTCACCGGCTTCGAGGGCAGTCTCGCAAGTTGCGACCAGTGCGGCAACTGCGTCGAGGTCTGCCCGGTCGGCGCGCTGATGAGCTTCCCCTACCGCTACAAGGCACGCCCCTGGGATCTCACCGAGACCGACACGGTCTGCCCGCATTGCGGCACCGGTTGCCAGCTGACGGTGGGCACGCGCAAGGGTGAGTTCATGCGGGTGCGCTCGAAGTGGGACGAGGGTGTGAACCGCGAAACGCTCTGCGTACGGGGCCGCTTCGGTCTCGATTTCGTCACCAGCCAGGACCGGATCAAGCGGCCGATGATCCGCCGTGACGGCGCCCTGGTGCCGGTTTCCTGGGACGAAGCGGGCGACTATCTGCGTCGGCGGCTATCGGCCGTCGAGGGCAAGGCAGCCGGCGGGCTGGCCTCGCCGCGACTGCCCAACGAGGTGCTCTATCAGTTCCAGAAGCTGTTGCGGACGGTGTTCCGGACCAACAACATCGACTGCTCTTCTCGCTGGTCCGCACCCTTCGATGCGCTCGGCCCCCTGCTCGGAGGGTTCTACAGCCGCGCACCGCTGGGTGAGGTGATCGGCAACGACTGCATACTCATCGTCGGCGGAAACGTGACCGAGGAGAACCCGGTCACCGAATACCTGTTGCGGGATGCCGCGCGGCGGCGGCAGGCCGGATTGCTCATGCTCTCGGCGCGGCCATCCCGTCTGGATGCCGATGCCCGGGTGGTGGTTCGCGCATTGCCGGGCGCAGAAGCGGCGAGTATTGCGGCGGTGGTCGCCGCACTCGTGACAGCGGCGGGTCAGGCCTTGCCTGGCAACGCTCTTGCGACCATCGAAGCGACAATGGAGAGGTCGGCGGCGGATGCCGGCAGTGATGGGCCGGGTCGTCTGGCGAGCGCGCTCAAGCAAGCCGGCAGCGTCACCGTGCTTGTCAGCGTCGATCTCCTGAGATCACCCGACGCGCCCGTGACGCTGCAGCAGATCAACAACCTGCTCCAGCTTCTCCGCCTGCTCGGCAAAGGCCCGGCGATGCAGTTCCTCTTCGACCGTGCCAACCAGATGGGCGCCTGGGACATGGGGGTTCTGCCAGCGGCTCTACCGGGGCTGCGGCCGGTCGCCGATGATGCCGCGCGCGCAACTTTTGCGCGGAACTGGGGCGCCGAAATCCCGTCCGAACCGGGCGCGGGTCTCGATGCCATGCTGGAACTCTGCGTCGGCGGGCGGATGGGTGCGCTCTACATTGCCGGAACCGACCCCCTGATCAGCACTCCCGACCGGGCGTTCGTACAGCGGGCGCTTGGCGCCGCCGATCTCCTGATCGTCCAGGACGCCTTTCTTACGGACACGGCCGGGCTGGCCGAGGTCGTCCTGCCCGCGGGGGGTTACGGCGAAGAGCCCGGCACGTTCACCAACAACGAGGGCCGGATCCAGAAGGTGCGCAAATTCCGTGAGCTCGTTTTCGAGGCGCGAGGCAATCTGGCGATCTTCGACTTCGTCGCAGCGCTGCGCAACCATGTGCTGCAGCCTTCGACGCAAGGCGAAATCTTCGATGAGATTGCCCGCCTGGTTCCGCTCTATCAGGGATTGACTGAGGACGGGCTTGGCGCCGACGGCGCATTCACCAAGGCCGTGCCAACACCACCGACCGGCGTGTTCCTTGCACCGCCGCCCGTCCCGCCAGCCGCCGACCGGCTCATGCTGATCACCGGCGACTGCCTGTTCCACAACGGATATCTTTCCGAACGGTCGGACATCTTGAACACGGTCGCCAACGATCCCTATGTCGCGATGAGCGCTCGGGATGCCGCACAGCTTGGCCTTTCGGATGGCGATCAGGTCATTGTGCGCTCCGCCCAGGGCGAGTTGACGGCGCAGCTCAAGGTCGACGGGCGGTTTCCCAAGGGCCTCGTCTTCGTTCCGGAAAACTATCGAGCCTTGCGTCTCAACAGCCTGATGCGGCGGGGCGAATACCCATGCCCGGTGGAGGTCCGGAAGGTGCATGCCACTCTTGAGGCCGACCGCACGGACCGGATCTGGCGTGGGGTCTGAAGACGCCCCGGCAAGCTGCCCTGCCCCAGCGTTTTCACATCGACGTCAGTGATACCTGGTCCCGCAGATGTAATCCTGCAGATCCTGCTCTGTGCGCTGCGCTTCCTCGAGCCTGTGTTTAACCACGTCGCCGATACTGACCACGCCGGCAACGTCGCCTCCGTCCATGACCAGCACATGACGCGTCCGTCGATTGGTCATGATCCCCATCGCGACGGGTAGCAAATCCCGGGTCGAACAGGTCGCCACACTGCGGTTCATGACATCAGCGGCCCGCATCATCGCTGCCTCGGCCCCGTATTCCGCCACCGCATTGCAGCAATCCCGTTCCGACAGCGTTCCCAGGTATTCGTCGTTCGACTGGCTGACAACGACGAAGCCGATATTGTTGCTGCGAAACAACCTCAGAACTTCCACCATCGTCTGATCGGGAGCGACCGTGATGACACCGACACCTTTGTTTTTCATTATATCGCCGACAAACATCTAAACCTCCTGTCCGAGCGCTTCTGTCTGACAGCTGGCGCGCGCTCACGTTCTGCGGATATTCCGCCACCAGTTGTAGCCCTGCATCTCTTTCGTTTCGACGAGCACGTCCTTCTTCGTATTCAGGCGCGCGGCAACGACGCCGCCGCCGGTCGCCGCCTTCCCGGGCTTGGCGAGCAGATCGTCTCGTCCGATCACCAGGTCACTCGAGGAAAAACTCGAAAATTCGTACTGCTGGCCAAGCGCGATCGCATCCGCCGGGCAAGCGTCCTCGCACAGGCCGCAGAACAGGCAGCGGGCCGTGTCGATCTCGAACTTGGCCGGGTGCCGGTTGCCCTTCTCGTCCTCGTAGGGGACGACTTCAATGCAGTCGCAGGGACAGATCCGCGCGCAGAGTTCGCAGGCCACGCATTTGATCTCACCCTCGTCATCACGCGTCAGGAAGTGATGCCCGCGATAACGGGAATAGGGCAGCCACTTTTCCTTGTCCGGATACTGCATGGTGACCGGCTTGGAGAACATGTAGCCGAAGGTCAGAGCCAAGCCGTTCGCCAGATCGGCGAAGAACGCCCAGCCAATCCATGCTCCAACTTTGTCCTGCGCGCGCGACATCGCCGCCTCGCTACGGAGCCGCCATGGCCCCTAAAAGTACACCTGTTATAATTATGTTCGCCATCGACAGAGGAAGCAAGACTTTCCATCCGATCGCCATCAGTTGGTCGTAGCGGTAGCGGGGGAAAGTGAAGCGGAACCAGATAAACACATAGACAAAGAACGCGACCTTGAGCAGGAACCACAGGAGCGGTGGCAAGGGAATCAGAAATCCGTTCCAACCGCCGAAGAACAGGATCACCACCAGGACCGACACAAGCAGTACGATGGCATATTCGCTGACCATGAAGAAAGCGAAGCGGATACCGCTGTATTCGGTATGGAAGCCGGCCCCCAGATCGCCTTCCGCTTCCGCCAGGTCGAAGGGAATGCGCTGCGCTTCGGCCAGTCCGGCGACGAAGAACACGAAGAAGCCGACCGGCTGGTAGACGACGTTCCAGACATCGGCTTGCGCCCGCACGATATCGAGCAAGCTCATGGATTGCGCCAGCATGATCACGCCGATGACCGCGAACCCCATCGGGATCTCATAGCTGATCATCTGCGCGCAGGTCCTCAGGCTGCCGAGGACCGCGTATTTGCTGTTGGCGGCCCAGCCGCCGAAGATGACGCCGTAGACTTCGATCCCGATCACCGCGAAGACGAAAAGGAGCGCCACATTCATGTTCGACGCATAGAGGGTGGTCTCGGCGCCCAGCACCGAGACGGTTTCGCCGAAAGGGATTGCGACGAACACCACAAAGGGCGGGGCAAGCGCCAGGATTGGCGCCAGTTTGAACAGGAAGCGGTCGGCCTCGGCCGGGATGTGGTCCTCTTTGGTCAGGAGTTTGATCCCGTCCGCCACCGGCTGCAGCAGCCCATGCCACCCCACGCGCATCGGCCCCATCCGCTGCTGGATATGCCCGGCGATCTTGCGCTCCAGCCAGGTGAGCGGCAAGGGCAACAGCAGCAGGATCGCGATCAGCACCGCGACCTTGAAGACGATCAGACCAAGAGTAACGATAAGCTCCATGATCCGCGGCTACTTCACCGGTGAAACGTGCGACCGAACGTCGGCTCTGGCTATGCAGTGAGCAGAGCATTTTTCTGCACGTATTAGCACCACATGATACAACGGCGGCACACCTTGCACAATGCCGGCATCGGCGCGCGCATGGGCGAAGGAAACCATAGCGTCGCCTTGACCTGGGTGGGCACAGGATGCCCGCATGCGGCTCTCGTGCTGACCGCGGCGGGCGACTGGTCGACTTTAACAGACCAGCACGGAAAATTGAGCCGGGGAACCTTACGGCCGCTAAAAAAATCAGCATTTTGCAGAAAAGGGGCTTTTTTGATTTACGATTCGCTGTTTACCGCTTGCCCGCGGGCTCATGTGAGCTCATTCTTAAATTGGATCCTGGCGGTGCGGTAAGACGAGAGGTCAGGCCTGCAACGCTCAATCTCGACCTCGCAGTGCTTGACGTGGCGCCTTTGCTCGACTGATCCCGAGCGAGGAGGTTGTCCATGTCCGCGCGCTATGTCGACCATCCGCTACAACCGGGCGACCGGGTCCCGAACGTTGAGTTCGATGCGATCTCGCGCGAGGGGAAGATCGCACTTGATGATTTTCGTGGCCGCAGCCCTTTGTTGATCGGTTTGTTTCGAGGCCTGCATTGTCCGTTCTGCCGGCGCCATGTCGCGGCCATGGCCTATCTCAACCCGATGCTGCGTGAGAAAGGCGTCCAATCCCTGGCTGTCGTGAACACCCCGGTCGAACGCGCGCGGCTCTATTTCCGTTACCATCCGATACCCGATCTTCTTGCTGCTTCCGACCCGGCACGGGCTTCGCATCAAGCCTTCGGCTTACGCGAGATCGGGATCGACGCGGTCATGGCGATACGGATCGATCTTCCGGGCGAGTTGCCCGAGCCTATGAGCGTGATGGCAATGGACGAATTTCTCAACGACAAGGAAGGATATCAAATTACGGAAGCCGATGAGCAGATGATGACTGCCGACCATGGGCAGCTTGTCGGTCAGTTCCTGATAGACCGGGAAGGCATCGTGCGCTGGAGCTTCACTGAAGTTCTGGAGCCTGGGCTCCAGACATTCAAGGCACCGAACTCTCAGGAATTGATGTCGGTCGCTTCGGAAGTCGCACTTTAACAACGAAAAATTCGCTCGACGGCCACCGCCCGGTGGGTTCCGGAAGGGTTGCGGCCTTTTGCGGTGGAACACTCCGCATCACCCGGCTATATAAAGGTCATGCTGCGTTGGCCTTTCTAGCGGTAACCGATGCCCAATTCTCCCGAATCCTCAGGTGAAAGCGTTAGCAGCTCGAGCTCGGGCCGCGAGAAGACGCCAGATTCGGCAGCGCAAGCGGCCGCCTCGGATTCGCCGGGCACCACCCAGGGCGAAGAGCCGCAGCCGCCCCACGGATCCTTCGACCAGACCAGACGGGCCGCCCGGACGCTCTTACGTGCGATAGGCCAGGATTTGCAGGCAAGTTCTGCTTTGGCAAAGATCAAGACAACCGCATTGTCTTGGAGGATGAAGCTCAGACAGGCGCCGCGGCTTGGGATCACGTCAGCTCCGCACAAATGGCTGACGGCTGCCTGGGTCAAAGCCGGCCGCAGTATTCGCGATCGGCGTTCAAAACCGCGTGGAAATCGCCGGAGCGCATCGCTCATTGCCGGCTGGCGGAAATTCGCTCTCGGGTCGATCCTTCTTGTCTGCCTCCTCGTCGCAAGCGTGCTGGTATGGGCACTCAAAGACGTGCCCTGGAGCGAAATCCGGGATGGAACGCTCAAGCCGGTCGTCGTGCTGGAAACCGCCGACGGCGCGCCCTTGGTCAGACAGGGACCTTATCAGGGGCCTTATGC from Rhizobium sp. BT03 harbors:
- a CDS encoding NADH-quinone oxidoreductase subunit I, which gives rise to MSRAQDKVGAWIGWAFFADLANGLALTFGYMFSKPVTMQYPDKEKWLPYSRYRGHHFLTRDDEGEIKCVACELCARICPCDCIEVVPYEDEKGNRHPAKFEIDTARCLFCGLCEDACPADAIALGQQYEFSSFSSSDLVIGRDDLLAKPGKAATGGGVVAARLNTKKDVLVETKEMQGYNWWRNIRRT
- the nuoH gene encoding NADH-quinone oxidoreductase subunit NuoH — encoded protein: MELIVTLGLIVFKVAVLIAILLLLPLPLTWLERKIAGHIQQRMGPMRVGWHGLLQPVADGIKLLTKEDHIPAEADRFLFKLAPILALAPPFVVFVAIPFGETVSVLGAETTLYASNMNVALLFVFAVIGIEVYGVIFGGWAANSKYAVLGSLRTCAQMISYEIPMGFAVIGVIMLAQSMSLLDIVRAQADVWNVVYQPVGFFVFFVAGLAEAQRIPFDLAEAEGDLGAGFHTEYSGIRFAFFMVSEYAIVLLVSVLVVILFFGGWNGFLIPLPPLLWFLLKVAFFVYVFIWFRFTFPRYRYDQLMAIGWKVLLPLSMANIIITGVLLGAMAAP
- the nuoG gene encoding NADH-quinone oxidoreductase subunit NuoG, whose protein sequence is MVSVTIDGQMLEVEPGSTVLQAAQRLSIDIPTFCYMKRLPALASCRMCLVEIEGLRRLQPSCATTVTDGMVVRTNTPQIEETRSSMLDMLLANHPLDCPICDKGGECELQDMVMAYGPRKSEFHDPKRVFHSQDIRLSPVIIMNVNRCIQCQRCVRMCEEVVGAVALGTVEKGMDTAVTGFEGSLASCDQCGNCVEVCPVGALMSFPYRYKARPWDLTETDTVCPHCGTGCQLTVGTRKGEFMRVRSKWDEGVNRETLCVRGRFGLDFVTSQDRIKRPMIRRDGALVPVSWDEAGDYLRRRLSAVEGKAAGGLASPRLPNEVLYQFQKLLRTVFRTNNIDCSSRWSAPFDALGPLLGGFYSRAPLGEVIGNDCILIVGGNVTEENPVTEYLLRDAARRRQAGLLMLSARPSRLDADARVVVRALPGAEAASIAAVVAALVTAAGQALPGNALATIEATMERSAADAGSDGPGRLASALKQAGSVTVLVSVDLLRSPDAPVTLQQINNLLQLLRLLGKGPAMQFLFDRANQMGAWDMGVLPAALPGLRPVADDAARATFARNWGAEIPSEPGAGLDAMLELCVGGRMGALYIAGTDPLISTPDRAFVQRALGAADLLIVQDAFLTDTAGLAEVVLPAGGYGEEPGTFTNNEGRIQKVRKFRELVFEARGNLAIFDFVAALRNHVLQPSTQGEIFDEIARLVPLYQGLTEDGLGADGAFTKAVPTPPTGVFLAPPPVPPAADRLMLITGDCLFHNGYLSERSDILNTVANDPYVAMSARDAAQLGLSDGDQVIVRSAQGELTAQLKVDGRFPKGLVFVPENYRALRLNSLMRRGEYPCPVEVRKVHATLEADRTDRIWRGV
- a CDS encoding peroxiredoxin-like family protein, which produces MSARYVDHPLQPGDRVPNVEFDAISREGKIALDDFRGRSPLLIGLFRGLHCPFCRRHVAAMAYLNPMLREKGVQSLAVVNTPVERARLYFRYHPIPDLLAASDPARASHQAFGLREIGIDAVMAIRIDLPGELPEPMSVMAMDEFLNDKEGYQITEADEQMMTADHGQLVGQFLIDREGIVRWSFTEVLEPGLQTFKAPNSQELMSVASEVAL
- a CDS encoding CBS domain-containing protein, with the translated sequence MFVGDIMKNKGVGVITVAPDQTMVEVLRLFRSNNIGFVVVSQSNDEYLGTLSERDCCNAVAEYGAEAAMMRAADVMNRSVATCSTRDLLPVAMGIMTNRRTRHVLVMDGGDVAGVVSIGDVVKHRLEEAQRTEQDLQDYICGTRYH
- the nuoF gene encoding NADH-quinone oxidoreductase subunit NuoF; protein product: MFEPVLLKNIDVPGGHLLSAYEAGGGYRALAKVLREYTPDEVVELVKRSNLRGRGGAGFLTGMKWSFVPKQSGKPKYLCCNADEGEPGTFKDRILMERDPHQLIEGLAVSAYAIGAKTAYVYIRGEYVTAIRRLEQAIAEAHAKNYLGSRILGSDFNFTVHIHCGAGAYICGEETAMLESLEGKRAQPRLKPPFPAVAGLYASPTVINNVETLACVPHIVVRGPDWFRDIGPEKSPGPKLYCVSGQVRKPGLYELPMGIPLHELVDHAGGPPPGRKIKAVIPGGVSAPVIPEHGLDVGMDFDSLAAAGSMLGSAGVIVIDNSTCMVKVATRIIEFFHHESCGKCTPCREGLNWVVKVLRRIEAGEGAAGDLEQLDMLCKGIFGNTFCALGDGAAMGLRAALKHFREEFVAHIEERRCPFH